In Silene latifolia isolate original U9 population chromosome X, ASM4854445v1, whole genome shotgun sequence, the following proteins share a genomic window:
- the LOC141617454 gene encoding uncharacterized protein LOC141617454 has product MGWKSLSKPKQASGIGIKEVLSWNGAQMDHWIWKLYNRPENIWAKRVHHYVLKGTDFWLASTSVCTKHGKFKAGLMYDLIRDSYDLVHWAPLVFDKVVAPKHSFMGMMALPNRLPTIDNLVQRGLHLLNRCVLCCNQGEDLEHLFFSCPTFLFSGLVQDYVLVVGPLYC; this is encoded by the exons ATGGGATGGAAATCCCTCTCTAAACCTAAGCAAGCTAGTGGGATTGGCATTAAAGAGGTCCTTAGCTGGAATGGAGCTCAAATGGATCATTGGATCTGGAAACTTTATAATAGACCTGAGAATATTTGGGCTAAAAGGGTGCACCATTATGTTCTGAAAGGAACTGATTTTTGGCTTGCTTCTACCAGT GTTTGTACTAAGCATGGGAAATTCAAAGCTGGTCTGATGTATGATCTGATTAGGGATAGCTATGATTTGGTTCACTGGGCTCCTCTTGTCTTTGATAAGGTTGTGGCTCCAAAGCACTCTTTCATGGGCATGATGGCTCTTCCGAATAGATTACCTACTATTGATAACTTAGTACAGCGTGGACTGCATCTGTTAAATCGTTGTGTTCTGTGCTGCAACCAGGGAGAGGACTTAGAGCATCTGTTCTTTAGCTGCCCGACCTTTCTCTTCTCTGGTTTGGTACAAGATTACGTCTTGGTTGTAGGTCCCCTATACTGTTGA
- the LOC141621415 gene encoding RING-H2 finger protein ATL78-like: MFLSTNHFSKSLSQNLIITNLHYSRRLLLQTPFYHVPVAPPPNFLLYPLSRPGSSRFEANVIMVTTVLLGALLCCLCVNILIRCMLKCSNVINDQGLNDNNIVVLINQQEKGNCGVDKRALRTFPVIKCSKEGKIQGLETECVICLSEFEGEELVRILPKCHHGFHVMCIDKWLSSHSSCPTCRQSLIDTCQKMIGCQETPVISAGVLPLEREEIVRNYRG; encoded by the coding sequence ATGTTTCTTTCAACTAATCATTTCTCAAAATCACTATCACAAAACCTCATCATAACCAACCTTCATTACTCTAGAAGATTACTATTGCAAACCCCATTTTATCATGTACCGGTAGCTCCGCCACCAAATTTCCTATTATACCCTTTGTCGCGCCCTGGTAGTAGCCGGTTTGAGGCCAATGTAATCATGGTCACAACAGTCTTATTAGGTGCCCTACTATGCTGTTTATGTGTAAACATCTTAATAAGGTGCATGCTGAAGTGTTCAAATGTGATAAATGATCAAGGGCTTAATGACAACAACATAGTAGTATTAATTAACCAACAAGAGAAGGGTAATTGCGGTGTCGATAAGAGGGCATTAAGGACATTTCCAGTGATCAAATGCTCAAAAGAAGGGAAGATTCAGGGGCTGGAAACAGAGTGTGTTATATGTTTATCAGAGTTTGAGGGGGAAGAATTAGTGAGAATTTTACCAAAATGCCATCATGGTTTTCATGTTATGTGCATTGATAAATGGCTTAGTTCACACTCTTCATGTCCTACTTGTAGACAATCTTTGATTGACACTTGTCAGAAGATGATTGGTTGTCAGGAAACACCTGTGATCTCTGCTGGTGTTTTACCATTAGAAAGAGAAGAAATTGTTAGGAATTACAGGGGTTAA